The genomic window TCGACGCTATCAGGTACGAGGGCGGGACCTACGCCCTGCCGACCGGTGGCGAAGTGCCGACGCTGATGTACAACCGGAACTTGATCGACGAACCTCCGGAGACACTCGACGAGATGGAAGCCATCATGGAGGAGTTCCACAGCCCAGGTGATGGTGAGTATGGCTTCGCGATGGAGTTCAACGAGTACATGGTCACGTTCGCGAACCACGCCTTCGGAGGCTACTACTACGATCAGGAAGTCGGTGATACGGGACTCGACCAGCCCGAAATGTGGGACGGCATCGAGGTCGTCCGGGACGTCCTGTACGAGTACGCGCCTGCAGATCTGGAGTACGACCCGCAGTTCAGTACGTTCGACAACGGAAACGCACCGCTGATGATTAACGGTCCATGGGCCGTCAACGACTTTCAGGAGTCCGAGGATGTCGATCTCGGGGTCGCGCCGTTGCCGACGATCGACGGTAACGAGCCGCGACCGTACACGGGCGTTGACATGTACTACTTCGCGGACGCGAACGCCGAAGACGAGGACCGACGGGAGGTCGCAGTCGACTTCGCGGAGTGGATGACGACAAACGAGGACGTGCTTCTGCGTCTTGTCGAGGATCACAATTACATCCCGGTTCACCAGAACCTGGTTGGAAGCGACGAGCTACCGACCGAACTCGAAGCGTTCTCCGAGAGTTTCGAGATGGGGATTCCGATGCCAGCCGACACACAGATGAATCAGGTCTGGGAGCCAACATACGACGCACTGTCTGAAGTGCTGACCGGGGATGCCGACATCGAAGAGCGGTTCACGCAGGCAGCTGAAGATGTCCGCGACGCGTGGGAAGACATCTAACGAACGTTTTATATTCTTCCATGAGTTTTTCCAGTGAAAACGCCGACCGGTCCTGGGTAGCACAGCGTCTGCCCTCGAAAGATGATCAGGCGGGGCTGTTGGTCCTTCCCGGCTTGCTGACCTACGGGATCTTCATGCTCTACCCGATCATGTATCTGATCTTTCTGTCCTTTACCAACGCCGGTGGGGCAGAGGATCTCATTCGGGGCACGTACGATTTCGTTGCGCTCGATAACTACGGTCGACTCGTTCAGGACAGCCAGTTCTGG from Natranaeroarchaeum aerophilus includes these protein-coding regions:
- a CDS encoding extracellular solute-binding protein translates to MALNRRAVIKGASGIAAASMLAGCIGGDDEPSGDALIWHEREGSELDTVEDIISQYNDENEEGWEVADEALGELGDRIETAVAAGEGPELYDWAHDWLGDHVDRGFVYEISDDLTIDVEEEFVDTGVDAIRYEGGTYALPTGGEVPTLMYNRNLIDEPPETLDEMEAIMEEFHSPGDGEYGFAMEFNEYMVTFANHAFGGYYYDQEVGDTGLDQPEMWDGIEVVRDVLYEYAPADLEYDPQFSTFDNGNAPLMINGPWAVNDFQESEDVDLGVAPLPTIDGNEPRPYTGVDMYYFADANAEDEDRREVAVDFAEWMTTNEDVLLRLVEDHNYIPVHQNLVGSDELPTELEAFSESFEMGIPMPADTQMNQVWEPTYDALSEVLTGDADIEERFTQAAEDVRDAWEDI